The sequence below is a genomic window from Streptomyces sp. NBC_00582.
GCTCGCGCCGGGGTCGGAGCCGTGGGAGGCGGCTGTCGCCGAGCTCAAGGGCAAGCGGTTGAACGCGGCCGACGGTGAGGCGATGCCGGGGCGCTGGGCGCGGGAGTGCCGGGTGCTCCGCCTGGAGCCGACGGGGGGTGTGTTGCCGCTGCCCGAGGGGGATCTGGCGGCGCGGCCCGTGCCGTCGCCCGCCACCACGCGTGAGGCGATCCCCGCGGGGCTGCACCGGTTGTTGGTGCGGCGGCGGAAGCGGTAGTTCCCCGGGTGCGGGCCGTGGGGGCCGGCCGCGCGGTTCCCCGCGCCCCAGGACGTCTACGACGTCGGGAGCTGTTGGCCGTAATCCACCGTTTCGCCCTTCCGGGGCTCCTCCAGGGTGAAGTCCTTGCCCCAGGACGAGAAGGTCAGGGTGCCCGCGCCGCCTGCCCGGACCAGGCGCAGCGGGTACGGCTCGCCCTCCAGGGAGACGTCCAGGGTGCCGCCGTCGCCGCCGTCCCCGGTGATGCGGATGGTGCGGATGCCGGACTGCTCGTGGTGGCCGTCCGTCTTCACCGCGCCGTGCAGGGTCAGCAGACCGTCGAGAAGGAGGTCCTTGTCCGTGAAGACGCTGAACTTCTTGTACGAGGGGTCCCCCGACGGCACCTTCACGTACTTGCCGTCGAGCTTGTCCGCGGCGGCGGTGTCCTTCGCGTCGTCGTCGGACGCGCCGTCCTCATGCGTCCAGAACGCCGCGTCGGCCTTCAGGTACAGCTGCTCGCCGACCCGCAGCAGATGGAAGGTGGCCCCCTCGGAGGTGACCGAGCCGGAGCCGCCGTCCTCCTTCAGCCGCATGTCGAGCTTGTACGTACGGCCGCTGGTGACCACGGTCCCCGCCAACCGCACCGCGTCCACCGACCCGGCCGCCGTCTTCGTCTTCGCCTGGATCTGCGCGGCGGGCAGCTTGCCCACGCCGTTCGTGCCCGCGTCCGGATCCTCGCTGCACCCCGCTCCCAGACCCACGACCAGTGCGCACATCGCGCTCAGCAGCGCGGCCCGGCGGGTACGGCCCTGGGGAATCGCAGTCACAGGGGAGGCTGCCTTTCTGCGGGGGTGTGCTGAGCGGCGTACGGCAGCGTACCGGGGTCCCGGGGCGCCGTCGGAACGGGTCCGTCGGGACCGCTCACCAGGGCGTATCCGATCGGGACGGGCTAGCCTGAAGCCCGCAGGAGCGGGCAATCGGGAAGGTTCGGAAAAGGAAGCCAGCAGCACCGCAGTACGGAAAAGGAAGCAGGGAACCACAGCCATGGCAGCCGGTGCCCCCCGGATCTTCGTCTCGCACCTCGCCGGTGTCCCGGTCTTCGACCCCAACGGCGAGCAGGTGGGCCGCGTACGCGACCTGGTCGTCATGCTCCGCGTCGGCCGCCGTCCCCCACGGCTGCTCGGTCTGGTCGTCGAACTGTCCACCCGGCGCCGTATCTTCCTGCCCATGACCCGGGTGACGGGCGTCGCGTCCGGCCAGGTCATCGCCACCGGCGTGGTCAACGTCCGCCGCTTCGAGCAGCGGCCCACCGAGCGGCTCGTCTTCGGGGAACTGCTCGACCGGCGGGTCACCCTCGTCGAGACCGGCGAGGAGGTCACCGTCCTCGATGTGTCCGTGCAGCAGCTCCCGGCCCGCCGCGACTGGGAGATCACCCGCGTCTTCGTCCGCAAGGGCAAGAAGGGCGGCGCCTTCCGCCGGGCCAAGGGCGAGACGCTGACGGTGGAGTGGTCGGCGGTGACCGGGTTCTCCCTGGAGGAGCACGGACAGGGCGCCGAGAGCCTCCTCGCCACCTTCGAGCAGCTGCGCCCCGCCGACCTCGCCAACGTCCTGCACCACCTCTCCGCCAAGCGGCGCGCCGAGGTCGCCGCCGCCCTCGACGACGACCGCCTCGCCGACGTCCTGGAGGAGCTGCCGGAGGACGACCAGATCGAGATCCTCGGCAAGCTGAAGGAGGAACGCGCGGCGGACGTCCTGGAGGCCATGGACCCCGACGACGCGGCCGACCTGCTCGCCGAGCTGCCCGAGGCGGACAAGGAACGGCTGCTGAGCCTGATGCAGCCCGACGACGCGGCCGACATGCGGCGGCTGATGTCCTACGAGGAGCACACCGCCGGCGGTCTGATGACCACCGAACCGATCATCCTGCGCCCCGACGCGACCGTCGCCGACGCCCTCGCACGGGTCCGCAACCCCGACCTGTCCCCCGCGCTCGCCGCCCAGGTCTACGTCTGCCGCCCACCCGACGAGACCCCCACCGGCAAGTATCTGGGCACGGTCCACTTCCAGCGGCTGCTGCGCGAACCGCCGTACACCCTGGTGAGCGCGGTCCTCGACGACGACCTCCAGGCGCTCGACCCGGAGGCGCAGCTACCGGTCGTCGCCGGGTTCTTCGCGACGTACGACATGGTCGCGGCGCCCGTGGTGGACGAGGCGGGGTCGCTCCTCGGCGCGGTCACCGTGGACGACGTACTGGACCACATGCTGCCGGAGGACTGGCGGGAGACCGAGTTCCATCTGAACGACGAGACGAACGACGAGACGGGCGACAAGACGGGCGACAAGACGGGCGAGGGGGTGGTCCCGCATGGCTCCTGAGCGTGACGGCACGCGTGAGGGCGCGCGCGAACGCGCACCCGCCGGCGCGACCGCGACCACCCGCCCGCGCGCCCGGCTCGACCAGCCGCGCCCCCCGCGCCGCCGGCTCCTGCCCGAATGGGACCCGGAGGCCTTCGGCCGGCTGTCCGAGCGCATCGCGCGCTTCCTGGGCACCGGACGGTTCATCGTCTGGATGACGGTCGTCATCATCGTGTGGGTGCTGTGGAACGTCTTCGCCCCGCACGACCTGCGCTTCGACAACTACCCGTTCATCTTCCTCACCCTGATGCTGTCCCTCCAGGCCTCCTACGCGGCCCCGCTGATCCTCCTCGCGCAGAACCGGCAGGACGACCGCGACCGCGTCAACCTGGAGCAGGACCGCAAGCAGAACGAGCGGTCGATCGCCGACACCGAGTACCTCACCCGGGAGGTCGCGGCGCTGCGCATGGGCCTCGGCGAGGTCGCCACGCGCGACTGGATCCGCAACGAGCTGCAGGACATGCTCAAGGAGCTGGACGACCGCCACAACGGTCACGGAGGCCGCGAGGACAAGGTCGTATTCCCGGCGGATCGGTCGCCGGGACGTGACGCAGACGACCGCTGAGGGGCTGGCCGCGGGCCCCCGGGGGCGCCGTACCATCGTCCTTATGGCTAGCGAAGACGCGGTGCGCGAGGCACTGGCGACGGTGAACGACCCGGAGATCAACCGCCCCATCACCGAGCTGGGGATGGTCAAGTCGGTGGAGATCGGCGCGGACGGAACGGTCGCGGTCACCGTGTACCTGACGGTCTCCGGCTGTCCGATGCGCGAGACGATCACCCAGCGGGTCACCGAGGCGGTCTCCCGCGTCGAGGGCGTCACCGGTGTCGACGTCACGCTCGACGTGATGAGCGACGAGCAGCGCAAGGAGCTGGCGAACGCGCTGCGCGGCGGCCAGGCCGAGCGCGAGGTCCCCTTCGCCAAGCCCGGCAACCTCACCCGGGTCTACGCGGTGGCGTCCGGCAAGGGCGGCGTCGGCAAGTCCTCGGTGACGGTGAACCTGGCGGCGGCGATGGCGGCCGACGGTCTGAAGGTGGGCGTCGTCGACGCCGACATCTACGGCCACAGCGTGCCGCGCATGCTCGGCGCGGACGGCCGCCCGACCCAGGTCGAGAACATGATCATGCCGCCGTCGGCGCACGGCGTGAAGGTCATCTCCATCGGCATGTTCACCCCGGGCAACGCCCCGGTGGTCTGGCGCGGCCCGATGCTCCACCGCGCCCTCCAGCAGTTCCTCGCGGACGTCTACTGGGGCGACCTGGACGTCCTCCTCCTGGACCTCCCGCCGGGCACCGGTGACATCGCGATCTCGGTGGCCCAGCTCGTCCCGAACGCGGAGATCCTGGTCGTCACGACCCCGCAGCAGGCGGCGGCCGAGGTCGCCGAGCGCGCCGGCGCCATCGCCGTCCAGACCCACCAGAAGATCGTCGGCGTGGTCGAGAACATGTCCGGCCTGCCCTGCCCGCACTGCGGCGAGATGGTCGACGTCTTCGGCACGGGCGGCGGCCAGCTCGTGGCGGACGGCCTGACCCGCACGACGGGCGCCACGGTCCCCGTCCTCGGCTCCATCCCGATCGACGTCCGCCTCCGCGAGGGCGGCGACGAGGGCAAGCCGGTGGTCCTGACGGACCCGGGCAGCCCGGCGGGGTCCGCTCTGCGGGCGATCGCCGGAAAGCTGGGAGGCCGCCAGCGGGGCCTTTCGGGCCTCTCGCTGGGGATCACCCCCAAGAACAAGTTCTAGGACGACCGACCTCGGGGTCGGCCGACCTCAGGGGCGCGGGGCCGCATCGGCATGCGGCTCCGCCGCGCGGGCGCGAGCAGCCACGCACGGCCCGCGGTTCCCCACCGAGCTAGACCACGTACGCGGCGATGTCCTTCACCACGGAGAACCCGAGCCCATAAGCGCTCATCCCTCTCCCGTACGCCCCGAGATGCACCCCCTGCTCGGTGGATCCGGCCAGCACCCACCCGAACCCCGACTCGCGGTAGTGGAACGGCATCGGCACCCCGTCCACCGGCAGGGAGAGGCTGGACCACTCCGGCCCGGAAAGATCGTCGGCCAGGGCCCACGCCGTCTCTGTCTGCTGGTCCAGCCAGTCGTCCCGCAGGCTGTGGTCCATCTGCCCCGGCCAGGTGAAGGACAGCAGTCCCACCCCCGCCAGCCAGGCCGCCGAGGATACCGAGGTGGCCTCCAGCAGCCCCGTCCCGTCGGCGCTCCGCCGGGACGGATTCGCCGCGACGGTCACGACGACCGCGAACCTCCCCCGGTCCTCCCCGGCCGTCTCGTGCCGTACGGAGGGTTCGTCACCGTGTCCGATGGACCCGTGTTCCACGGCTCCGTCGGCCGCCGTCCCGACCTGCATCAGCCAGCGCGGCCCCGTGAAGGCCTCGTCGAGGCCGTACCACGGGAAGGGCGCCTCCAGGTAGCCGTCGACGGTGCGCCGAGCGGAGGGGACCTGCTGTCCACCCTCCGCGGCCGGCGCCTGTTCGACTGCCCGACTCGTCGTCTCCATGTGCCCGGACGCCTCCTCGCTCTCGACGGAACGGTCCGGCCCGCCCCCCTTCGGGCGTACTCGTCCGCTCCGCACAACAACCAGGCAGCATAGCCACCCGGTCACGAACAGCGGGGAAGTGGCCAGAGGGCCGAGATCACGTGGCGTCGAAATCGTAGGGCGGACGCTCGTCCTTGCCCGGGTCCTCGGGCTTCTTCGTCATGTCGATGCGCCCGCCGGACGAGCCCGTGGAGGAGTCCGTGTCACGGCTGTGGACGGCCTCGGTGACCTCGGCCATCTCCTTCTTGATGTCGAAGCCGTTACGGATCTCCTTCAGCCCCAGCTCGTCGTTGTCCAACTGCTTGCGGATGAACGTCTTGGGGTTGAGGTCCTCGAACTCGAAGTCCTTGAACTCCGGTCCCAGTTCGGCGCGGATGTCCTGCTTGGCGCTCTCCGAGAACTCACGGATCTTCCGGACGGTACGCATCACGTCCTGGATGACCTTCGGGAGCTTGTCCGGACCGAAGACGAGCACGGCCAGGACGACGATCGTCACCAGCTCGAGCGGTCCTATGTCATTGAACACCTGAAGCTCCTTGGGATGTCCGCGGTCCTCGGCCCTCGGCGGTCAGGTCAGGTCTTCCGTGGTCCGGGCCGGGTCCACGGTACCTGTCACACCTGTCCGACCGGTACCGTCCCGCGCTGCCCGACCGGGTGCACGCGGCCGGTTTTCCGCGTTGTTTGCCTTGTCGGACGGGGTTTCGGGGTCCGATCTGTGAGGTTTCTGTCAATCGCTGTGCACAGCCTGCCGCTCAGTCGCCCTCAGCCGATCCCAGGACCAGGGAGAGCGTACGTTCCTTTCCGTCACGTTCGACGGTCAGTTCCAGGCGGTCGCCGGGGCGGTGGGCGCGGGCCTTGACGATCAGCTCGTTGCCGGAGTGGACCCGGGTGCCGTCGACCTCGGTGATGACGTCCCCCGCCTTGATCCCGGCCAGGGCGCCGGGGCCGCCCGGGGTGACCGGGGCGCCGGCGTCGCCGCCCCTGGTGCTGACCCGGGCGCCGTCGCCCGCGTAGTCCAGGTCGAGGGTGACGCCGATGACCGGGTGGGTCGCGTGACCGGTGTTGATCAGCTCCTCGGCGACGCGTTTGCCCTGGTTGACGGGGATGGCGAAGCCGAGGCCGATCGAGCCGGCCTCGCCGTCGCCGGAGTCGGGGCCGTCGACGGCGGAGCGGATGGCGGAGTTGATGCCGATGACCCGGCCCTCGGTGTCGAGGAGGGGGCCGCCGGAGTTGCCGGGGTTGATGGGCGCGTCGGTCTGCAACGCGTCGACGTACGACACATCGCTCGCGTCGCCGCTGTCGCCGCCGGCCGTGATGGGGCGTTCCTTGGCGCTGATGATGCCGGAGGTGACCGTGCCCTCCAGGTCGAAGGGGGCGCCGATGGCGACGACCGGGTCCCCGACCTGGACGCTGTCGGAGTTGCCGAGGGGCAGCGGTTTCAGCCCACTGACGCCTCTGACCTTGACGACGGCGAGGTCGTAGCCGCTGTCCCGGCCGACGACCTCCGCCTCGGCGGTCTGGCCGCCGTTGAAGACGACGGTTATCTCGCCGTCGCTCCCGGCGGGCTCGACGACGTGGTTGTTGGTGAGGATGTGACCGCGGGTGTCGAGGACGAACCCGGTGCCCGTGCCGGACTCCTCGCTGCCGCTGACGTGCAGGGTGACGACGCTGGGCAGGGCGCGGGCCGCGATCCCCGCGACACTGTCCGCGGCCCTCCCGGTGGGCTCCGCGGAGGCCTGCGGCAGCTCCACCCCACCGAACCCGCCCCGGCGCTCCAGCTGAGCCCCCACGACCCCGCCGAGCACCCCGGACACCAACGCCAGAGCCAACGCTCCCCCGGCGATCCGCTTCCGCACCTGCCGCCGCCGCGCATCCTCACCGAGCACGGCGGCCCCGGTCTGATGCAGGGGGCCGACGGGGACGGGAGCCCAGGGGTCGTAGCGACGCCAGGGGTTGTCCGAGGGGGTGGGGGGCGCCGGGAGTGTCCGGGCTTCGGAAGCCGAAGGGAGCGACGCGGGAAACCCGGGGGACACCGGGCCCCCGGATCCCTCCGCACCACCGGATGCCGCCAGGCCGGATACGTCGGCAGGCGCTGCCTGGGGTGCTACGGCCGGAGCCGACGAGGGAGGCACGGGGACCCCGGGTGCCCCCAAGCCGGGCGCGGGCGCTGCCTCGGGTGCTACCGCCGGAGCCGACGGGACAGGCACGGAAGCCCCCGGGAGCCCGGGTGCCACCAAGCCGGGCGCGGGCGCTGCCTCGGGTGCTACCGCCGGAGCCGACGGGACAGGCACGGAAGCCCCCGGGAGCCCGGGTGCCGTCAGGTCGGGTGCGGTGGCGACGCCCGCGGCGGGCTCCGCCGCGGGCGGTACGGCGGGCGGCGTGCCCTGGGACAGCGTCGTCGCCGGGTGCTGGACGGGTGGGGCGGGGGCCCAGGGGCCCGGATGGCCGTAGGGCGGGGTGCTGTAGGAGTCGGGGTCGTGCAACGGCCTGGGAGGCTCCTCGGTGACCGGCGCGGGAGCGACAGG
It includes:
- a CDS encoding magnesium transporter MgtE N-terminal domain-containing protein, yielding MAAGAPRIFVSHLAGVPVFDPNGEQVGRVRDLVVMLRVGRRPPRLLGLVVELSTRRRIFLPMTRVTGVASGQVIATGVVNVRRFEQRPTERLVFGELLDRRVTLVETGEEVTVLDVSVQQLPARRDWEITRVFVRKGKKGGAFRRAKGETLTVEWSAVTGFSLEEHGQGAESLLATFEQLRPADLANVLHHLSAKRRAEVAAALDDDRLADVLEELPEDDQIEILGKLKEERAADVLEAMDPDDAADLLAELPEADKERLLSLMQPDDAADMRRLMSYEEHTAGGLMTTEPIILRPDATVADALARVRNPDLSPALAAQVYVCRPPDETPTGKYLGTVHFQRLLREPPYTLVSAVLDDDLQALDPEAQLPVVAGFFATYDMVAAPVVDEAGSLLGAVTVDDVLDHMLPEDWRETEFHLNDETNDETGDKTGDKTGEGVVPHGS
- a CDS encoding DUF1003 domain-containing protein, which codes for MAPERDGTREGARERAPAGATATTRPRARLDQPRPPRRRLLPEWDPEAFGRLSERIARFLGTGRFIVWMTVVIIVWVLWNVFAPHDLRFDNYPFIFLTLMLSLQASYAAPLILLAQNRQDDRDRVNLEQDRKQNERSIADTEYLTREVAALRMGLGEVATRDWIRNELQDMLKELDDRHNGHGGREDKVVFPADRSPGRDADDR
- a CDS encoding Mrp/NBP35 family ATP-binding protein produces the protein MASEDAVREALATVNDPEINRPITELGMVKSVEIGADGTVAVTVYLTVSGCPMRETITQRVTEAVSRVEGVTGVDVTLDVMSDEQRKELANALRGGQAEREVPFAKPGNLTRVYAVASGKGGVGKSSVTVNLAAAMAADGLKVGVVDADIYGHSVPRMLGADGRPTQVENMIMPPSAHGVKVISIGMFTPGNAPVVWRGPMLHRALQQFLADVYWGDLDVLLLDLPPGTGDIAISVAQLVPNAEILVVTTPQQAAAEVAERAGAIAVQTHQKIVGVVENMSGLPCPHCGEMVDVFGTGGGQLVADGLTRTTGATVPVLGSIPIDVRLREGGDEGKPVVLTDPGSPAGSALRAIAGKLGGRQRGLSGLSLGITPKNKF
- a CDS encoding sec-independent translocase encodes the protein MFNDIGPLELVTIVVLAVLVFGPDKLPKVIQDVMRTVRKIREFSESAKQDIRAELGPEFKDFEFEDLNPKTFIRKQLDNDELGLKEIRNGFDIKKEMAEVTEAVHSRDTDSSTGSSGGRIDMTKKPEDPGKDERPPYDFDAT
- a CDS encoding S1C family serine protease, with protein sequence MDEGTGASGGKAGEAGAGDYELDLPLSTGGAGEAGGPGSPPVEAGDVAAEEQAVTPSAEAAPVAPAPVTEEPPRPLHDPDSYSTPPYGHPGPWAPAPPVQHPATTLSQGTPPAVPPAAEPAAGVATAPDLTAPGLPGASVPVPSAPAVAPEAAPAPGLVAPGLPGASVPVPSAPAVAPEAAPAPGLGAPGVPVPPSSAPAVAPQAAPADVSGLAASGGAEGSGGPVSPGFPASLPSASEARTLPAPPTPSDNPWRRYDPWAPVPVGPLHQTGAAVLGEDARRRQVRKRIAGGALALALVSGVLGGVVGAQLERRGGFGGVELPQASAEPTGRAADSVAGIAARALPSVVTLHVSGSEESGTGTGFVLDTRGHILTNNHVVEPAGSDGEITVVFNGGQTAEAEVVGRDSGYDLAVVKVRGVSGLKPLPLGNSDSVQVGDPVVAIGAPFDLEGTVTSGIISAKERPITAGGDSGDASDVSYVDALQTDAPINPGNSGGPLLDTEGRVIGINSAIRSAVDGPDSGDGEAGSIGLGFAIPVNQGKRVAEELINTGHATHPVIGVTLDLDYAGDGARVSTRGGDAGAPVTPGGPGALAGIKAGDVITEVDGTRVHSGNELIVKARAHRPGDRLELTVERDGKERTLSLVLGSAEGD